Proteins encoded by one window of Salmonirosea aquatica:
- a CDS encoding sulfatase: MRIFLGFLLMVFFGVGTLAQTLPPARPNIIYIMADDLGYFDLGCYGNPYNETPHLDSLARHGLRFTQAYSASPVCSPSRAAILTGRHPARYGLTNFIAGNRTDPASPVNPAPWNPFLPSSATTLAEWIKPLGYTTGMVGKWHLGGADSLAPWNQGFDFSRMIGKNGLDYYNYSIFEDSYTKEFKDDGTKYLTDKLSDYAVEFVEMNAKKSFFLYLTYSTPHVMLVPRGDKLRKYFMKYNQFEGKYNPNYAAMIESMDEGVGRLMETLQKNGLLENTLVIFTSDNGGVGLDELGPIPTNMEPLRKWKGHIYEGGIRIPAIAFWKEKIAPGQTSDQYFSNVDYFATFSELLRYPMPNIEMDSRSILANLLDPKTTRPDQPAYWHYPHFSNQMGRPAGAMRLGDYKLTESYETGEMELYNLREDLSESKNLAASMPEKKQEMAAQWKAWQQQVKANMPVRK, translated from the coding sequence GGTAGGTACCTTGGCCCAAACCCTGCCGCCCGCAAGGCCCAACATTATCTACATCATGGCCGACGACCTGGGGTACTTCGACCTGGGTTGCTACGGCAATCCCTATAATGAAACACCGCACCTGGATTCGCTGGCGCGGCACGGGCTGCGCTTCACGCAGGCCTACTCGGCCAGTCCGGTCTGCTCGCCCTCGCGGGCGGCGATTCTGACGGGTCGCCACCCGGCGCGTTATGGCCTTACTAACTTCATTGCGGGCAACCGCACCGATCCCGCCTCGCCCGTAAATCCCGCGCCCTGGAATCCCTTTCTACCCTCCTCGGCGACCACGCTGGCCGAATGGATCAAGCCGCTGGGTTACACCACGGGTATGGTGGGTAAGTGGCATCTGGGCGGTGCCGACAGCCTGGCACCCTGGAATCAGGGATTCGATTTCAGCCGGATGATCGGGAAAAATGGGCTCGACTACTACAACTACTCCATTTTTGAGGATAGCTATACGAAAGAATTCAAAGACGACGGCACCAAGTACCTCACCGACAAACTCTCGGATTATGCGGTGGAGTTTGTGGAAATGAACGCTAAAAAGTCATTTTTCCTCTATCTCACCTACTCAACGCCGCATGTAATGCTGGTACCCCGAGGCGATAAACTGCGGAAGTACTTCATGAAGTACAATCAGTTTGAGGGCAAGTACAACCCCAACTACGCCGCCATGATCGAAAGCATGGACGAGGGCGTGGGCCGGTTGATGGAGACGCTGCAAAAGAACGGGCTGCTGGAAAATACGCTGGTCATATTCACCTCCGACAACGGAGGGGTAGGTCTGGACGAACTCGGCCCCATCCCGACCAACATGGAGCCGCTGCGCAAGTGGAAGGGCCACATTTACGAAGGGGGTATCCGCATCCCGGCCATTGCGTTCTGGAAAGAGAAAATCGCGCCCGGTCAAACCAGCGATCAGTACTTCAGCAATGTGGACTACTTCGCCACGTTCAGCGAGCTACTCAGGTACCCGATGCCGAACATCGAAATGGATAGCCGGAGCATTCTGGCCAACCTTCTCGATCCCAAAACAACGCGGCCCGATCAGCCCGCCTACTGGCACTACCCGCATTTCAGCAACCAGATGGGCCGCCCCGCCGGGGCCATGCGGCTGGGCGACTACAAGCTCACCGAAAGCTACGAGACCGGAGAAATGGAACTCTACAACCTGCGGGAGGACCTCAGCGAAAGCAAGAACTTGGCGGCTTCGATGCCGGAAAAAAAGCAGGAAATGGCCGCTCAGTGGAAAGCCTGGCAGCAGCAGGTGAAGGCCAATATGCCAGTGCGGAAGTAA
- a CDS encoding class I SAM-dependent methyltransferase, which yields MNDQIIYIHTPATHNTRAAKAFLPILFEEIKLPQSVVDVGCGTGTWLSVFKEMGIKRVLGIDGNNVDLAQLHIDRNEFKAVNLTQPVKLNERFDLAVCLEVAEHLPEASAEVLVSTLCDLSDQILFSAALPDQGGQNHLNEQFIDYWVNKFNQRGYICRDLFRAKIWNDSQIDCWYRQNMFFFERIQENPIVQEKINAYYHPEIYAFKHSQYSKTLGAKQKLINGEISVLSSLKILVKSIFFNLKKLVNN from the coding sequence ATGAATGATCAAATAATATACATCCATACCCCGGCTACCCATAATACGAGAGCCGCCAAAGCTTTTTTACCGATCCTGTTTGAGGAAATAAAATTACCACAATCCGTAGTAGATGTTGGCTGCGGCACAGGTACATGGCTTAGTGTTTTCAAGGAGATGGGTATAAAACGAGTTCTGGGTATCGACGGTAACAATGTGGATTTGGCACAACTACATATCGATCGAAACGAGTTCAAGGCTGTGAACCTGACCCAGCCAGTCAAGCTTAATGAAAGATTTGATTTGGCTGTGTGTCTGGAAGTAGCCGAACATTTGCCAGAAGCGTCAGCCGAGGTATTGGTCAGCACTTTATGCGACTTATCCGATCAGATTCTTTTTTCAGCTGCTTTGCCGGATCAGGGAGGGCAGAATCATCTCAACGAGCAATTTATTGACTATTGGGTAAATAAATTCAATCAAAGGGGATACATATGTCGGGATTTATTCAGGGCTAAAATTTGGAATGATTCCCAGATAGACTGCTGGTATCGACAAAATATGTTTTTCTTCGAAAGAATACAAGAAAACCCCATAGTACAGGAGAAAATAAATGCTTATTATCATCCAGAAATATATGCTTTCAAACATTCACAATATTCAAAAACCTTAGGTGCAAAACAAAAACTGATCAACGGAGAAATTTCAGTACTGAGCTCTTTAAAAATTCTAGTTAAATCTATATTTTTTAATCTTAAAAAACTAGTAAACAATTAA
- a CDS encoding glycosyltransferase family 2 protein, with amino-acid sequence MKISVIMPVYNGELYLREAIESILGQTYTDFEFIIINDGSTDTSGSIIDSYKDSRIKHIKNERNAGLVSALNVGIDLAQGEYIARMDADDISLPERFAKQVAFMNQHTEVGVCGTAYQYIGNRSGTITLPESFEKSFTFLSSNSCLAHPTVMIRRAVLEQHSIRYENDYPYAEDYAFWIRIGQVAHLTSLSEPLLSYRWHSANISQSTNRQSQSRARARILWYELALKCPLSDLQANYLEKKKLSWEVFKAGKKLIKSILSAKITLPVDYDYYGKLAVTEWELEIIDHFGLRGVIACLIDLVFRKKGTPTAIGLIAYYIHRFGVSLALGIK; translated from the coding sequence ATGAAAATTAGCGTAATTATGCCGGTATACAATGGTGAACTCTATCTTAGGGAGGCTATTGAGAGCATACTGGGACAGACTTATACTGATTTTGAATTTATCATCATTAATGATGGCTCAACGGATACCAGTGGAAGTATAATAGATTCCTATAAAGACTCCCGGATTAAGCATATTAAAAATGAGAGAAACGCCGGCCTTGTCTCTGCGTTGAACGTAGGCATTGATCTGGCTCAGGGTGAGTATATAGCTCGAATGGATGCCGATGACATCAGTCTCCCGGAAAGATTTGCCAAACAGGTTGCTTTTATGAACCAGCATACTGAAGTAGGCGTCTGTGGTACTGCTTACCAATATATTGGAAATAGGAGCGGCACTATAACACTGCCAGAGAGTTTTGAAAAGTCTTTTACGTTTCTATCCAGCAATTCTTGCCTGGCTCACCCCACTGTTATGATCCGGCGGGCTGTCTTAGAACAGCATTCCATTCGTTACGAAAATGATTACCCTTACGCGGAGGACTATGCCTTTTGGATCAGGATCGGGCAGGTTGCCCATCTCACTTCTCTAAGTGAACCCCTACTGAGTTATCGATGGCACTCGGCCAATATCAGCCAGTCCACCAACAGACAGTCCCAAAGCCGGGCAAGGGCGCGCATACTATGGTATGAGTTGGCATTAAAATGTCCACTGAGTGATCTCCAAGCTAATTATTTGGAGAAAAAGAAACTTTCTTGGGAGGTATTTAAGGCCGGGAAAAAGCTTATAAAAAGCATACTAAGTGCTAAAATCACACTGCCTGTCGACTACGATTACTACGGCAAACTGGCCGTTACAGAGTGGGAACTGGAAATAATCGATCACTTTGGCCTTCGGGGCGTGATTGCTTGTCTTATAGATTTAGTATTTAGAAAAAAAGGTACTCCTACTGCCATAGGCCTAATCGCATACTATATTCATCGATTCGGCGTAAGTTTGGCATTGGGGATAAAATAA
- a CDS encoding glycosyltransferase family 4 protein, producing MRKLQALVNHIFLLPKLAFTWFGIKAISDQTGLFCFFPYYQTGGSERVHADILQSVSEAIPREHLIVFFTKPSDSNTFKSFFYRVARCFEIAGLDRSKYRQIFIRLISRVINNCPNPTVLGANATYLYEIIPYLKASVRVIDLTHSFVPESNNPIELASLPYVHRLAKRVVINQAVKRDYERLYTKHGLAQKEWLERIEVIHNQLSCPPWDLAKKNYDIPPLRVLFVGRNSPEKRILLLGQIAHELRHEPVEFTLVGPQLAQRVDPEHRDYFSFQGEITDPEVLINLYKKHHVVLITSRREGFPLVLAEGMAHGALPMATNVGALLNM from the coding sequence ATGCGTAAGCTGCAAGCCCTTGTCAACCATATATTTCTGCTTCCCAAGTTGGCTTTTACTTGGTTTGGCATTAAGGCTATATCAGATCAAACCGGCTTGTTCTGCTTTTTTCCCTATTACCAGACCGGGGGTTCGGAACGCGTGCATGCCGATATTCTGCAAAGTGTGAGCGAAGCAATTCCTAGGGAACATCTAATTGTTTTTTTTACTAAGCCCTCAGATTCAAATACTTTCAAAAGTTTTTTTTACAGAGTTGCCCGGTGTTTCGAAATCGCAGGATTAGATCGCTCGAAATACCGCCAGATTTTTATCCGACTGATAAGTCGGGTTATTAACAACTGTCCCAACCCAACCGTATTGGGTGCAAATGCCACTTATTTATACGAGATAATTCCCTATTTAAAAGCGTCAGTACGAGTGATTGACCTGACACATTCGTTTGTACCTGAATCCAATAACCCGATTGAGCTAGCTAGCCTACCCTACGTACACCGCCTGGCGAAGCGGGTGGTCATCAACCAGGCTGTCAAACGGGATTACGAGCGCCTCTATACCAAGCACGGCCTAGCGCAAAAGGAATGGCTGGAGCGAATTGAAGTGATTCATAACCAGCTAAGCTGCCCGCCCTGGGATCTTGCAAAAAAAAATTACGACATACCTCCTTTGAGAGTGCTGTTCGTAGGTCGGAATAGTCCTGAAAAGAGGATTTTGCTCCTAGGTCAAATTGCCCACGAACTGCGTCATGAACCAGTGGAGTTTACCCTTGTCGGCCCCCAACTCGCTCAACGCGTTGATCCGGAGCATCGCGACTACTTTTCCTTCCAAGGAGAAATTACCGATCCTGAAGTACTGATAAACCTATACAAAAAACATCATGTCGTTCTGATCACTTCACGACGGGAGGGCTTTCCATTGGTTCTGGCTGAGGGCATGGCCCATGGAGCATTGCCAATGGCCACTAACGTGGGGGCATTGCTCAACATGTAA